A window from Taeniopygia guttata chromosome 10, bTaeGut7.mat, whole genome shotgun sequence encodes these proteins:
- the BCL2L10 gene encoding bcl-2-like protein 10 codes for MPRSLKEETALLLEDYFQHRSGSAALPPSPTAAVLRRAAAELERQERPFFRSCAPLARAEPREAAALLGRVAAQLEADGGLNWGRLLALVVFAGTLAAALAERGCSDGPRCLAAHLAAYLAEERGEWLEAHGGWDGFCRFFGRHGSEAAEQSSTIGNAIMAAAAGIGMAGLAFLLVR; via the exons ATGCCGCGCTCGCTGAAGGAGGAGACGGCGCTGCTGCTGGAGGATTACTTCCAGCACCGCAGCGGCAGCGCCGcgctgccccccagccccacggcGGCCGTgctgcggcgggcggcggccgaGCTGGAGCGGCAGGAGCGGCCCTTCTTCCGCTCCTGCGCGCCGCTGGCGCGGGCCGAGCCGCGGGAGGCGGCCGCGCTGCTGGGCAGGGTGGCGGCGCAGCTGGAGGCGGACGGCGGCCTCAACTGGGGCCGGCTGCTGGCGCTCGTGGTGTTCGCCGGCACGCTGGCGGCCGCGCTGGCCGAGCGGGGCTGCAGCGACGGGCCGCGCTGCCTGGCCGCGCACCTGGCCGCGTACCTGGCCGAGGAGCGCGGCGAGTGGCTGGAGGCGCACGGCGGATGg GATGGCTTCTGTCGCTTCTTTGGCAGACACGGCTCGGAGGCGGCCGAGCAGAGCAGCACCATCGGCAATGCCATCATGGCAGCGGCGGCGGGCATCGGCATGGCAGGATTGGCTTTCCTCTTGGTGCGGTAG